The proteins below are encoded in one region of Osmia lignaria lignaria isolate PbOS001 unplaced genomic scaffold, iyOsmLign1 scaffold0038, whole genome shotgun sequence:
- the LOC143306827 gene encoding uncharacterized protein LOC143306827 yields MSAFTVLQANLNHCRAAQDILWQAAHDYRADIVVISEPHRPRPEWHTDPSGTLSMWCVQRTPPTAELGMIRKIHTSDGCIGLETRDFVIFGCYFSPSLTMATYEGQLDGLAAGVASSTKPVIISGDFNARSVQWGSDRTDARGYRLLRVCEQSGLIPVNSKGGPSFVRNHQQSRIDAVACSHALRSRLKSSFVSTKYTGSDHNYLVHRFSATDTFESSSMNSMWNTSYNPPDKEAWASIIKNNLSLPPETDAWVRELPIHVFEDTASIDTAIAELESWYESARIPRSHNSARKRKYVAWWTKEISRLRLNAARSRAKWRRAALNMSKNNRNVSVDSQHPLRQLMVSDRRALIKAIRQSKDASWSGMIDEIARYPWGKPYKAVMNRLKGRSPLLRLNETEFKTAVSQLFVTEPPVTTAGSAPVPDVTNPTPAPRNRSASPQPGPSCTTPSRSTSIGPAAPPSVNRPITNSTSPTPSFTEPICRVAPEDPRIPYPFSTRDAVAALAKVSGGKAPGRDGITGEALRPIMRLAPEWIRDLFNACYRLGYFPNSWKVGRLVLIPKPGKPFSSYSDLRPLCMLSNLGKGFEYALRELLEEAVQNSGDLSPWQFGFRKKRSTMQAMKVVISEWNRARSYGNHCLLIGLDVKNAFNTVRWENIILAAQRRHFPPHLIAMLQNYLNSRFIGTTMPDGTWIEQEVFAGVPQGSVLGPFLWNLAYDSILEVVLPRNAMTIAFADDLALIILAALSQIREIAEEALRRLSVWYLQNGLTLATHKTEAILLTGRRIPAGLILQHETSVIRTITSMRYLGVLFNNNRTFRSHIVKNKTDRHRNNSKTQQYNVDVTKWHRITLVNMQVIIN; encoded by the exons ATGTCCGCCTTCACTGTGCTGCAAGCGAACCTGAACCACTGCCGCGCAGCACAGGACATCCTATGGCAAGCCGCACACGACTACCGTGCCGACATTGTAGTGATCAGTGAGCCACATCGCCCCCGGCCAGAATGGCACACAGACCCAAGCGGGACGCTGAGCATGTGGTGCGTGCAGCGAACACCACCGACCGCCGAGCTGGGCATGATACGCAAAATACATACCTCCGACGGTTGCATCGGTCTAGAAACTCGCGATTTCGTTATATTCGGTTGCTATTTTTCCCCCTCCCTAACCATGGCCACATATGAAGGCCAATTAGATGGTTTAGCAGCTGGAGTCGCGTCTTCAACGAAGCCCGTGATAATATCCGGAGATTTCAACGCGCGTTCAGTACAATGGGGTTCAGATCGCACCGATGCGCGCGGATACCGGCTACTTCGCGTCTGTGAGCAATCGGGTCTGATACCCGTGAATAGCAAGGGAGGTCCCTCGTTCGTCCGAAACCATCAGCAATCGCGAATCGATGCAGTAGCGTGCAGTCATGCCCTAAGATCCCGTCTAAAGAGCTCGTTCGTATCCACGAAATACACCGGCTCTGATCACAATTACCTGGTGCATCGCTTTTCCGCAACAGACACTTTCGAGTCTTCATCAATGAATTCCATGTGGAATACATCGTACAACCCCCCCGATAAAGAAGCATGGGCTTCGATAATTAAAAACAACCTATCTCTACCGCCGGAAACTGACGCCTGGGTTCGGGAACTACCCATTCACGTATTCGAGGACACCGCCAGTATAGACACCGCCATAGCAGAGCTAGAATCCTGGTATGAATCGGCACGTATACCAAGGTCCCACAACTCCGCCCGGAAGCGAAAATACGTAGCCTGGTGGACCAAGGAAATATCGAGACTTAGATTAAACGCGGCGCGATCGCGTGCAAAATGGCGGCGTGCAGCCTTAAATATGTCGAAGAATAACCGCAACGTATCAGTCGATTCTCAACACCCTTTACGTCAGCTAATGGTATCCGATCGCCGCGCGCTGATTAAGGCTATTCGACAAAGCAAGGATGCCTCATGGTCCGGGATGATAGACGAAATAGCCCGTTATCCGTGGGGAAAACCTTATAAGGCAGTGATGAACCGTCTGAAAGGAAGATCTCCCTTGCTGCGCCTAAATGAAACCGAGTTTAAAACAGCCGTGTCCCAGTTGTTCGTGACCGAACCTCCTGTGACCACTGCCGGGTCAGCCCCTGTGCCTGACGTCACGAACCCTACCCCTGCCCCTCGAAACCGATCGGCCAGTCCACAGCCCGGGCCCAGTTGCACCACCCCGAGCCGATCAACCTCAATAGGGCCTGCCGCTCCACCCTCAGTGAATCGACCGATAACAAATAGTACAAGTCCTACCCCATCGTTTACAGAACCGATTTGTAGAGTAGCCCCAGAGGATCCGCGTATTCCCTACCCATTCAGCACACGTGATGCCGTAGCAGCTCTTGCCAAGGTATCGGGAGGAAAAGCACCCGGTCGCGACGGAATAACCGGAGAGGCCCTCCGTCCCATAATGAGGCTAGCCCCTGAATGGATACGCGACCTATTTAACGCGTGTTACCGCCTTGGTTATTTCCCGAACTCATGGAAGGTTGGCCGCTTGGTTCTTATACCTAAACCCGGAAAACCCTTCAGCTCTTATTCCGACCTACGTCCCCTCTGCATGTTGTCAAACCTAGGCAAAGGTTTTGAATACGCCCTACGCGAACTTTTGGAAGAGGCCGTCCAGAATTCGGGAGATCTATCCCCTTGGCAATTTGGTTTTCGCAAAAAGCGATCCACCATGCAGGCCATGAAAGTTGTAATCTCTGAGTGGAATCGTGCCCGTAGCTATGGGAACCACTGTCTATTAATTGGTCTAGATGTGAAGAACGCATTCAATACTGTCCGTTGGGAAAATATAATATTGGCAGCGCAGCGTCGCCACTTCCCTCCCCATCTGATAGCAATGCTGCAGAACTACCTCAATAGCCGATTCATAGGTACCACCATGCCTGACGGCACGTGGATAGAGCAAGAAGTGTTTGCCGGAGTTCCACAGGGATCGGTGCTAGGACCGTTCCTGTGGAATTTGGCATATGACTCGATACTAGAGGTTGTATTACCTCGCAATGCAATGACCATCGCGTTCGCGGATGACCTTGCCCTGATCATTTTAGCAGCGTTATCCCAGATACGCGAAATAGCCGAGGAAGCTCTTCGTCGGCTCAGTGTGTGGTATCTCCAAAACGGGCTGACCCTAGCGACCCACAAAACCGAGGCAATCCTCCTGACAGGTCGCAGAATACCCGCCGGTCTGATTTTGCAACACGAAACGTCCGTGATAAGGACCATTACCTCAATGCGATACCTAGGCGTGCTGTTCAATAACAATCGAACCTTCCGTAGCCATATAGTAAAG aataaaacagACCGACATCGCAACAACAGCAAAACACAGCAATATAATGTAGATGTAACCAAGTGGCATCGTATAACATTAGTAAATATGCAAGTGATCATTAACTAG